DNA from Chitinophaga pendula:
TTACCTGGGCATGACCGGCCTGGAAAGAACGTACGAAAAAGTACTCATGGGACAACGGGGCATACAATACCTGGTCAAAGACAACCTGAACCGCCCACAAGGGCCTTACGAAAATGGAGAATTCGACTCTGCCGCCGTAGCAGGTAAAAACCTGCGGCTCGCACTGGATATTACGTTGCAGGAACTGGGAGAGCGACTGCTGCATAACAAGATCGGCAGCGCCGTCGCCATCGATCCCAAAACCGGCGGCATACTGGCTATGATAAGCAGCCCTACCTATGATCCTAACCTGCTGACAGGATCAGCCAGGGGTGCCAACTTCAGCCGGCTGTACACCGATACAACGAAACCACTATTCAATCGTGCCATACAGGCTATGTACCCGCCAGGGTCTACCTTCAAACCCATGATAGCATTGGTTGCACTGGACGAAGGTGTGATCACCCCTTCCTTCGGATACCCCTGCAGCGGCGCCTACCTGGCCTGCTCCCGCCCGCTGAAATGCCTGCATCATAATGCCGGACATGCCGGCAACCTGCGACTCGCACTGGCCAACTCCTGCAATGCCTACTTCTCCCATCTCTACCGCCTCAGCGTAGATGCCGGCAAATTCGGTGGTATCAAAGCCGGTGGCCTGCAGACCTGGGCCAACTATATGCACACATTCGGATTCGGGCACCGCACCGGCATAGACATTCCCGGCGAAGCCGGAGGACTCATTCCCGACAGCGCTTATTATAATAAAAGATATAAAGGCAGCTATAACTCCTGCACCTCCGTATTCCTGGGCATCGGCCAGGGGGAAGTATTGCTGACACCCCTACAACTGGCTAACGCCATGTGTATCATCGCCAACCGCGGACATTATTATACCCCTCACTTCGTAGAGCGGATCGACAACGATAGCAGCGATATCCTGGCCAAATACCGGGAGAAGCACGTAGTGGCCCACATCTCCGATAGCGCCTACAGCGCCGTGATCAACGGGATGATCGATGTAGTCGCCAAAAGAGCGGACCGCCTGCCAGGATATAATGTAGGTGGTAAGACCGGTACCGCAGAGAATTATGCCATCGCCAACGGCGTACGCTTTCAGCAGAAAGACCACTCCCTGTTCGTCGCGTTCGCGCCGGCAGAAAATCCGCGTATAGCCATCGCGGTAGTAGTGGAGAACGCCGGTTTTGGCGGTACATACGCGGCCCCCATCGCCTCCCTGATGATGGAAAAATACCTGAACGATACTATCGCCACCCAACGCCTGCCGCTGGTCAAAAAGCTGATGGAATCCACCACCATATCCCCTGCCATGTTATCCCGGTCCAGACTGGATTCCGTCGGTACCGGCCGCCGTATATAGCGGAATGCTTAACTTGCAGGATTATGGCACGAATTATTCCATTATCCGAAGGGTCTTTTACAGTAGATGCGACCAAACAGTTCATTCCCTTCGATGAAAAAAAGGATAGCATGACCCAGCGTAACCATGGTTCATTGCTGGTAGAAATACAACCTTTCCTCGTCATCACAGACCGTGATTATATCCTCTTCGACACCGGCCTCGGTTTCCGTAACCCGGACGGCGTTTTACAATTGCATCAACACCTGATCGACCATGGCGTAAACCCAATGGAGATCACCAAAGTGCTGATGAGCCATCTGCATAAAGACCACTCCGGTGGCGTATCTGCCGTAGACCCCGTGTCCGGACAACGCTCACTGACCTTTCCGCAGGCCACCTACTATGTAAATGCACAGGAGATGGCCTACGCCATCGAAATGGATGGTAAATCCTATCACGCAGAAGATATCTCCCTGCTCCGCCAGCGGGATAATGTCGTATTCATCGACGGCAACGGTACTATCGATGGCTATATACATTACGAACTCACCGGCGGTCACTGCCCATACCACCAGGTATTCCTCGTAGATGACGGAGAAGATAAAGTGTTCTTCGGTGGTGATGTGGCACCACAGATATCACAAATGAAAAGCCGCTTCGTCGCCAAATATGACTACGATGGCAAACGTAGCATGGAGCTAAGACAGGAATTTATGGAAAGAGGCAAAAATGAAGACTGGACCTTCCTGTATTATCACGATACCAAACTGCCGTTCGGCAAGTTCTAAATAGTTATCCTGCCTGTCACCTTTATATGTATACTACATACAAGAACCTGCGATTTGCAGACGATTGCCTGCAATACAGCCACTATGACGAGGGACAGTGCTGGGCTGCCTATACCCGGTACCACCGCCCCAAAGTACATGAACTATACATACCGCAGGCCATGTTCAACCTGGTACTCAAAGGACGCAAACGTATGTATGAGGGCACAACCGTATATGCAGTACAGGCAGGCGATTGTTTCGTCATCCCGGCAGGTACCTTGTTATGTTCAGAGATCCTATGGGAAGAAGCGGCCTTCGAAAGCATTAATATCCTCCTGACGGAGGACTTATTAGCAGGTATTATCACCGAACATTGCCCGCTGCACTTACCACGTACCACCATTCACCTGCCAGGTTGCGACCCCACAGGCGCCTGGGGAGAACAACTACGGCGCCGTTTCCTGGAAGAGCCAGCGCTATCCCGCACAGAAACGACAGCCGCCGCGATCCGCCTGCTGGCCGCCCGCCCGCAATGGCCCGCCATACTCAACATGCTGCGGCAGGTCGTCGGCCCGCCAGTGACAGCCGCCATCAACACCTTTTGTGACGACCTGCCACATTTACGGTTACTCGACGAAATCGCCCTGAAATGCCATACCAGCAAAGCCACCCTGAGACGATATTTCCGCCAGGTCTATCATACCACCCCCATGCAATACCTGTGGCAGAAAAGACTTGAAATAACCGGCTTCCAGTTGCGAACAACCTCCCGGCCTATACGCGATATCGCCTTCAGCGCCGGTTTTCAGGATATCAGCCACTTCTACCACGCCTTCCGGGCAGCCTACGGCGTCTCCCCGCAACAATGGCGCGCCTGACCATCCATAGCAGATTGAACATTTCAGCCAACGATCTCCCACTCCGTCCACCTACTTTTATCAAAATTGTTATATTATGGAACATTTTGCACAAGATTGGGTAGCCGCCTGGAATAATCATGACCTGGAAGCTATCATGGCCCATTATGATGAAGCCGTAGTATTTTACTCCCCTTTCATCCGCAAACTGAATAATGAACCCAGCGGCGCTATCCGCGGAAAGGAGGAGCTACGTAAATATTTTAGTAAAGCACTGGAAGTATATCCGGACCTCCATTTCGAATTGTATCACATATTGGAAGGAATAGATGGCATAGTATTGTATTACAAAAGCGTAGGCAACCGCCTTAGCGCAGAAATGATGGTATTGAATACAGCCGGTAAAGTGATCGAGGTACGGGCACATTATAAACAGCTATAGAATGACTATTATTACCCCATTAGACCCCCTTTTAAGCCATTTTTCTCTTTTTTGGAGTGGATTTTAAACCTTTTACTCCCAAAACGATCTCATATATGAAAGCTGTTTTCTATTTAACTTTCAATGATAAACGCTTGGGGCTGACAATGTCATTATTTGGCAAAACATCGGATCGCTGGTTTGACCGGAAGTATTGTCAGGCGTTGTACAGATTGGTGATGTTCGACAGATCTCCCCTTTGTCCGGAATTTAACCATTTAACCTATGGCCGTTAATCAGGACGACAAGGAATTACTGGCACTTTACCGGCAACCAGCCACCAGGGAACAAGGATTCACCAACATTATCCGGAAATACCAGGAGCGGTTGTACTGGCACGTTCGCCGTCTGGTGGTCGATCACGAGGATGCGAATGATGTGTTGCAGAATGTATTTATAAAAGTCTGGAAAAATCTGGAAGGATTCCGCGAAGATGCCCAGCTATACACCTGGTTGTATAAGATCGCTACTAACGAATGCCTCAGCTTCCTGGAACAACAGAAAAGGAAAGCCGCCATTTCCTTATCCGATATCGAAAGCGGTCTTAGTAATAAGTTAAAGGCAGATACACAATTTGATGCAAACAAATTGGAATGGAAATTACAAAAAGCCATTCTCAGCCTGCCCGAAAAACAGCGTGTCGTTTTCAATCTCAGGTATTACGACGAAATGCCTTATGAAGAAATGAGCCGGGTGCTGGATACCTCCGAAGGAGCACTCAAAGCATCCTACCACCACGCTGTAAAAAAGATAGAAGAGTATATAAAAAATGGTTAAAATATTAAACCGGACTTGGTAAGTACCACCCATAGACTGTATTTTTCAGTTATAGTCATTTAAACCATCATCCGGGATCATTGTCTAAAGTGCAATATTGATATCTTATGAATAAGGGGAAAGACATTGTAGACGAATTGAACGCACTGTCAGCCGGAGCCAACTGGCCTGCTCGGCAGCCCGCTTATCAGGTGCCTCCCGGTTATTTTGATCAATTCCCCGGCCGCATGCTGGAGTTGATACATAATGATGACAATATCTCTGTTGGAGACGAACTCCGCACCATCTCTCCCACAGTAGCCGCATTACCCCGGCATACACCGCATTCATTGCCAGAGGGGTACTTTGAGACATTACAACCGGTATTACCCAACGTTAACCAGGCTCCAGCCGCAAAAGGAGCAACGGTAATACCTATACGCCGAAAAAAACCTTATCTGAAATTGATGACCGCAGCAGCAAGTATTTGCGCTGTAATCGCCGTGAGCTCCCTGTTCGTATTGCGCGAAAGCAACGGGAATAACCTGGACGCTCACTTGGCAAATATCAGCGATCAGGAGATCGTTGACTATCTGCAATCTCATGCCGATGTGTTCGACAGAGACGCTATTTTTAATACCGTCTCTCAGGTAGAAGCCCTGCCATTAGATGCACAGGATAATAACCTGAACAGCGAAGACCTCGACCAGTTCATAGACAATAGCAGCCAGTCAGCCGATGCACCTCATAATTAGCGATCATGAAGCATTTCAACACAATAAGTATCATTTTACTGGCCCTGTTGACCTGTTTACCCGTAAGCATACGGGCACAACAAGCCGATCTTGATATGAAGGATAAGATCAGACAACTGGAAGTCGCATACCTGGCTAAACAACTGGACCTGACACCGGAAGAAGCACAGGGCTTCTGGCCGCTCTATAATAAATATACCCACGAAGTAGAACAACTGATCGCCGCCCGCAGATCCAAACAGGCCGTGCCCGAAAATGCATCCGGCACCACCCAGAAACTTGCTGCAGATGGAGATGTAGATAAAGAACTGGCCTTCGATCGTAAAATGCTGGATATAAGAAGCCGCTATAAACAGGAATTCCTTAAAGTACTACCCGCCGGTAAAGCCAGCTCCGTATTCAAAACAGAAAGAGAATTCAGAGGTCAGTTGCTCCGGCACCTCAAAGAACGCCGGGATGCCGGCCGTAGAGGAATGCCCGGCAGACAACGATTCTAATCCAACAATACCCTCCCGAAGGAACAATCAGGCATATAAAAAAGAAAAGGAACGCATCGCGTTCCTTTTCTTTTTTATATCGCAGATAACAGCGTACCGCCATTACTGTTTTTTCTTTCTAGCAATGGCCTTTTCTGCCGCAGCAACAATATGATCCGCATCCAGGCCATATTTCTTCAGCAATTCAACCGGTTTGCCACTCTCGCCAAAAGTATCATTGGTACCCACATACTCAATAGGCACCGGCAGATGACGGCTGGCTACCTGTGCAATGCTGTCTCCCAGACCTCCGAGCACATTGTGCTCTTCAGCAGTGACAGCACAGCCGGTCTTTTGCAGGGAACGCAATACCGCTTCCTCGTCCAGTGGCTTGATAGTATGGATATTGATGATCTCCACACTATAACCTCTTTCCTCCAGTTGCTTCCCAGCTTCGATCGCAAGCCATACCAGATGACCGCAGGCAAACAAGGTCACATCAGTACCTTCATGTAATACCTGTGCCTTACCTAATTCGAATACCTGGTCTTCCGCAGTGAAATTAGGCCATTTAGGACGGCCAAAACGAAGGTATACCGGGCCCTCATGATCAGCGATCGCAATAGTGGCAGCCTTGGTCTGGTTGAAATCACAAGGAACCACCACCGCCATACCTGGCAGCATCTTCATCATGCCGATATCTTCCAGGATCTGGTGCGTAGCACCATCTTCACCCAGTGTAAGACCAGCATGCGAAGCACATATCTTCACATTCTTGCCGGAATAGGCAACAGACTGACGGATCTGGTCATATA
Protein-coding regions in this window:
- the mrdA gene encoding penicillin-binding protein 2, with product MSVFNHPRKKVIQLIILSISLLVVARLFYLQIVEKKYAKLADANAVLRKVIYPSRGIIFDRKGRSVLSNDALYDLVVTPASIKNVDTAYLCRILQIDHEEFKKRIVNAIVKNGRVRPSVFAPLLPQATFGKLKESMYLFQPGFELVLRQVRSYPYVAGANILGYIGEVSPAMLEKPAFSAYQMGDYLGMTGLERTYEKVLMGQRGIQYLVKDNLNRPQGPYENGEFDSAAVAGKNLRLALDITLQELGERLLHNKIGSAVAIDPKTGGILAMISSPTYDPNLLTGSARGANFSRLYTDTTKPLFNRAIQAMYPPGSTFKPMIALVALDEGVITPSFGYPCSGAYLACSRPLKCLHHNAGHAGNLRLALANSCNAYFSHLYRLSVDAGKFGGIKAGGLQTWANYMHTFGFGHRTGIDIPGEAGGLIPDSAYYNKRYKGSYNSCTSVFLGIGQGEVLLTPLQLANAMCIIANRGHYYTPHFVERIDNDSSDILAKYREKHVVAHISDSAYSAVINGMIDVVAKRADRLPGYNVGGKTGTAENYAIANGVRFQQKDHSLFVAFAPAENPRIAIAVVVENAGFGGTYAAPIASLMMEKYLNDTIATQRLPLVKKLMESTTISPAMLSRSRLDSVGTGRRI
- a CDS encoding MBL fold metallo-hydrolase: MARIIPLSEGSFTVDATKQFIPFDEKKDSMTQRNHGSLLVEIQPFLVITDRDYILFDTGLGFRNPDGVLQLHQHLIDHGVNPMEITKVLMSHLHKDHSGGVSAVDPVSGQRSLTFPQATYYVNAQEMAYAIEMDGKSYHAEDISLLRQRDNVVFIDGNGTIDGYIHYELTGGHCPYHQVFLVDDGEDKVFFGGDVAPQISQMKSRFVAKYDYDGKRSMELRQEFMERGKNEDWTFLYYHDTKLPFGKF
- a CDS encoding AraC family transcriptional regulator, with the translated sequence MYTTYKNLRFADDCLQYSHYDEGQCWAAYTRYHRPKVHELYIPQAMFNLVLKGRKRMYEGTTVYAVQAGDCFVIPAGTLLCSEILWEEAAFESINILLTEDLLAGIITEHCPLHLPRTTIHLPGCDPTGAWGEQLRRRFLEEPALSRTETTAAAIRLLAARPQWPAILNMLRQVVGPPVTAAINTFCDDLPHLRLLDEIALKCHTSKATLRRYFRQVYHTTPMQYLWQKRLEITGFQLRTTSRPIRDIAFSAGFQDISHFYHAFRAAYGVSPQQWRA
- a CDS encoding nuclear transport factor 2 family protein, with product MEHFAQDWVAAWNNHDLEAIMAHYDEAVVFYSPFIRKLNNEPSGAIRGKEELRKYFSKALEVYPDLHFELYHILEGIDGIVLYYKSVGNRLSAEMMVLNTAGKVIEVRAHYKQL
- a CDS encoding RNA polymerase sigma factor, which gives rise to MAVNQDDKELLALYRQPATREQGFTNIIRKYQERLYWHVRRLVVDHEDANDVLQNVFIKVWKNLEGFREDAQLYTWLYKIATNECLSFLEQQKRKAAISLSDIESGLSNKLKADTQFDANKLEWKLQKAILSLPEKQRVVFNLRYYDEMPYEEMSRVLDTSEGALKASYHHAVKKIEEYIKNG
- a CDS encoding transketolase family protein, which gives rise to MVKDIQPLNEKETRAGFGEGILELARKNPNVVALTADLLGSMKLNAFIKEFPERFIQVGIAEANMIGIAAGMTIGGKIPYTTTFANFSTGRVYDQIRQSVAYSGKNVKICASHAGLTLGEDGATHQILEDIGMMKMLPGMAVVVPCDFNQTKAATIAIADHEGPVYLRFGRPKWPNFTAEDQVFELGKAQVLHEGTDVTLFACGHLVWLAIEAGKQLEERGYSVEIINIHTIKPLDEEAVLRSLQKTGCAVTAEEHNVLGGLGDSIAQVASRHLPVPIEYVGTNDTFGESGKPVELLKKYGLDADHIVAAAEKAIARKKKQ